A stretch of Triticum aestivum cultivar Chinese Spring chromosome 1D, IWGSC CS RefSeq v2.1, whole genome shotgun sequence DNA encodes these proteins:
- the LOC123158902 gene encoding ATP synthase subunit alpha, mitochondrial-like: protein MEFSPRVAELATLLESRMTNFYTNFQVDEIGRVVSVGDGIARVYGLNEIQAGEMVEFASGVKGIALNLENENVGIVVFGSDTAIKEGDLVKRTGSIVDVPAGKAMLGRVVDALGVPIDGKGALSDHERRRVEVKAPGIIERKFVHEPMQTGLKAVDSLVPIGRGQRELIIGDRQTGKTAIAIDTILNQKQMNSRGTNESETLYCVYVAIGQKHSTVAQLVQILSEANALEYSILVAATASDPAPLQFLAPYSGCAMGEYFRDNGMHTLIIYDDLSKQAVAYRQMSLLLRRPPGREAFPGDVFYLHSRLLERAAKRSDQTGAGSSTALPVIETQAGDVSAYIPTNVISITDGQICLETELFYRGIRPAINVVLSVSRVGSAAQLKAMKQVCGSSKLELAQYREVAAFAQFGSDLDAVTQALLNRGARLTEVPKQPQYEPLPIEKQIVVIYAAVNGFCDRMPLDRISQYEKAILSTINPELQKSFLEKGGLTNERKMEPDASLKESTLNKKGCPLLADVGRRLFLPTEPQ, encoded by the coding sequence ATGGAATTCTCACCCAGAGTTGCGGAACTCGCGACTCTATTAGAAAGTAGAATGACCAACTTTTACACGAATTTTCAAGTGGATGAGATCGGTCGAGTGGTCTCAGTTGGAGATGGGATTGCACGTGTTTATGGATTGAACGAGATTCAAGCAGGAGAAATGGTGGAATTTGCCAGCGGTGTGAAAGGAATCGCCTTAAATCTTGAGAATGAGAATGTAGGTATTGTTGTCTTTGGTAGTGATACCGCTATTAAAGAAGGAGATCTTGTCAAGCGCACTGGATCTATTGTGGATGTTCCTGCGGGAAAGGCCATGTTAGGCCGTGTGGTCGACGCCTTGGGAGTACCTATTGATGGAAAAGGGGCTCTAAGCGATCACGAACGAAGACGTGTCGAAGTGAAAGCCCCAGGGATTATTGAACGTAAATTTGTGCATGAACCCATGCAAACAGGCTTAAAAGCAGTGGATAGCCTGGTTCCTATAGGCCGTGGTCAACGAGAACTTATAATCGGGGACAGACAAACTGGAAAAACTGCAATAGCTATCGATACTATATTAAACCAAAAGCAAATGAACTCAAGGGGCACAAATGAGAGTGAGACATTGTATTGTGTCTATGTTGCGATTGGACAAAAACACTCGACTGTGGCACAATTAGTTCAAATTCTTTCAGAAGCGAATGCTTTGGAATATTCCATTCTTGTAGCAGCCACCGCTTCGGATCCTGCTCCTCTGCAATTTCTAGCCCCATATTCAGGGTGTGCCATGGGGGAATATTTCCGCGATAATGGAATGCACACATTAATTATATATGATGATCTAAGTAAACAGGCTGTGGCATATCGACAAATGTCATTATTGTTACGCCGACCACCAGGCCGTGAGGCTTTCCCAGGGGATGTTTTCTATTTACATTCCCGTCTCTTAGAAAGAGCCGCTAAACGATCGGACCAGACAGGTGCAGGTAGCTCGACTGCGTTACCCGTGATTGAAACACAAGCTGGAGACGTATCGGCCTATATCCCCACCAATGTGATCTCCATTACTGATGGACAAATATGTTTGGAAACAGAGCTCTTTTATCGCGGAATTAGACCAGCTATTAACGTTGTCTTATCCGTCAGTCGCGTCGGGTCTGCCGCTCAGTTGAAAGCTATGAAACAAGTCTGCGGTAGTTCAAAACTGGAATTGGCACAATATCGCGAAGTGGCCGCCTTCGCTCAATTTGGGTCAGACCTTGATGCTGTGACTCAGGCATTACTCAATAGAGGTGCAAGGCTTACAGAAGTGCCCAAACAACCACaatatgaaccacttccaattgaaaAACAAATTGTTGTGATTTATGCTGCTGTCAACGGCTTCTGTGATCGAATGCCACTAGATAGAATTTCTCAATATGAAAAGGCCATTCTAAGTACTATTAATCCTGAATTACAAAAATCCTTCTTAGAAAAAGGTGGCTTAACTAACGAAAGAAAGATGGAACCAGATGCTTCTTTAAAAGAAAGCACTTTGAATAAAAAAGGTTGCCCCTTACTCGCAGATGTAGGAAGAAGGCTTTTCTTGCCAACTGAACCCCAATAG